GGCCCGAGAAGCAGCACAACCGTCTCCATCAGCTCATCAGCACGCTCTCCGGCAAGGCCGATGAGCTCCGTGGGACGTATCGAGCAGTCCAGCAGGACAGCATCGAATTCACGGGTTCCGATACCGGCCGATGCCTCTTTAACCGTTGTGGCCAGAGTGAGCCGGTCACCCTCTTGATCGGAATAATTCTGAACAGCCGTAATGATTTCGGTATCTTTTGAAAGCAGGAGTATTTTCATCGTTCACAATGTTTCGGGATGTGCATACGGATTTGTGATCGTCTTGACCGGATTCAATTTAAAAAACTGCATTGTCATAAGATACGATTTGAGCGGGAAATAATAAAATGATTTTTTACCGCACTACTGAACAAAGCAGACGGCTTCTGCGGGGGGATGGGCACAGGAAAAGCTTTTAAATCGTCAACCGATACGGACAGCTTAAAAATAGAGATCGCGTTTGAATACCTCCACATCAAAGATGGTCACGTCTTTTCCGGACATCTCGATATATTTTTTCAGTTCGAGCTGTTTCAGAACCCGTGTAACCGTCTCACGGGTGGTACCGACCATGTTGGCGAGCTCCTGATGAGTGGGCCGTGATTTGATAGTCACTGTGTTACCGGAAGGTTCCCCGCGCTCTTCGGCCAGTTGCATGAGGATACCGGCTACCCGGCCGGTGACGTCCAGCAGGGCGAGGCTTTCGATTCGTTCGTCGGCTTTACGGAGCCGTGAGGCAAGCTCTTCAAGGAGTTTGAGCGCGATATGCGGATGATTTTCGAGCAAACGGTAAAAATCGCACCTCCGAATCAACTGTAACTCAGAGTCCTCCATGGATATGACCGATGCCGACCGGGGTTTACCGTCCAGAAGTGACATTTCACCGAAGAAATCACCCTCACCGAGAATGGAAAATATTACCTCTTTACCATTTTCGGTAAATGTAGTTACCTTGACTTTTCCGTTGATAATTATAAATAATGTATCACCTTCTTCGGCTTCAAGAAGAATGATTTTTTCTTTCGGGAAGGTTTTATTGATGATGACATGTTTTATCGCTTCCAGCTCATCGTCCTTGAGTGACGAAAAGAGAGGAATTTGCTGAAGTAGATTCGTCATGGGCTTCTCCATTACGCCGGTGTTTGTACGCAATTTATAATATAGTATATAGTTTTTTTATTTAAAGCAATATAAATGTTGACAGGTTATTGAATAATTATTACGAAAAGATCGTTCATAATGGTTCCATGAGCGATTATCGAAATTTCCCGAACGAAATTACCGCTGCCGATGAATGCTGAATAGGTAAGGCACACAAAATCTGATTGGCGACACGATAGTGTTCCGAGACGGATTGTTTACGATTCCGCGGGTTCTTCCGGGACGAAATCCGCCGAAGACCGTCTGAGCCTGAGATCATCACCATCTTTCCGCTTTCTGACAGCCAGATATATGAGAACCTGGGCGCTGAAAAAGCAACTGAATGCATATGATAAAACCAGGACGGCGATCATCAGGTAGCTCATTCCAAGTATTACGCCTGCGCTGTGAACGGCGGTGGATACACCGGATATATCGGATATCGATATCACAGGGTAGGCAAAGTTAAACCGGTCGAAGAAAGCGATAATGTGCAAGGCAAGATCGAGAGCTCCGGGAACACGGTAAAGAGCAATGGTAAAAATATCGTGAATCGAGCTTCCGAAAAGCAGACCGCATGTGACATTCGTTCCGAATATGGAAAAGAATGAGAACAGCGCGAATATCAAGGTGCTGACTGCCGTAATGACTTTTGCGGTTACCTCATATATGAATAACCGGCAGGGTTGAAGAAGAACGGAAGTGAATGTCTGGATAACCGTTTCGAGAACATCCTCGCAGAGACATGCGGTAATCGATGGAATGAGGACCAGTCCGAAGAGAAACACCAGTTTTACGGCAATGCCCAGCATTCCCCATACAATAACGGGAATACTGCTGACCGCAAAGATAAGCTCCCCCACATAAGGTATCCTTCCCACAGCGCCCCAGATCAGTAATGTGACAGGGAAAATCAGGAACAGCGCACCGAGTATTACGACAGATACGATTGCAGTCGAACCGTATTTACGAGAGAATTGCAGCGCTTCCCGTACCTGAAAAACATCATTGCCGCGGACATCTTCAAATGCAATACGACTGACAGCCGTTGCGGTCGCCAGCAGGTAAAACAGCGCAAACATGATTGTCAGACCATAAAGTATATACTGCCATGTTCCTCTGAATTCAGTCAGGAGAACGGGAAAAAACTCGAAATAGCGAAAAAGGGGCATTATACCTGCAGACCTGCCGGCTTCCGTGAGGAACAGGGAAATATACGTACCGATAATGTATATGAGCCAGGCAACAAGGATACCTCTGAATGAAACCGATATTTTCCGCCATGACCATGCGAGTTTTGGAACCTTGAGAATATCCCGGATATCAAAATGAAGGTCAGTCATTATCAGCCTCTTTCGCAGGACCGCCGGAATCGGGTTTTACAGGTTTTTCCCTGAAAGAACGAGATAGGCAGGAAACACTGATCGGAAATTGCATGTATACCTGTTATAGCTCTTTATTATCCGATCTATTCACAAGACTTGTACACGACAGTATAAATTATTACGCCTTTTATTGTGGAGGATGCCGAAAAAGTCCGTCATGACTGTCACACCGAACTCTTTTCAGTATCTTCTTTCTCTGTATGCACCGATATAAGACATATGTATCAGTAAAAGAATCCCCCGGAGCACTGCTCCGGGATAACTCATTGAATACAAAGGCAAGAATCGAACAGTTAATCACAAGAAATAATATATTGTGTTTTAGTATGAAAAAGAAAGAAAAAAATACACGGAGAAACTGCTTAAGGAATGGTTACGGGTATTATAGCCGAATGCCGGTTCCATGAACTGTCTGTTGTATTATTTTGATAACGGTCGACTGATTAACGTCGCTTTAAACTGGAGTATGGAATCCTGACGTATGACTTTAATAGGCACAGTATCGCCTGATTTTGTCGATGCCACTGCTGTGATCATTTCTTTGGGGGTAGAGACCGGAAATCCGTTATACTCGATAATCATATCATGAGGCTGGAGTCCACACTGGGCTGCGGGGCTGTTTTCCGCAACACTCTGAATTTTGACTCCCTTATCGCCATTATTATCGCCTTCAATAAAAGGAATCGAAATCCCGAGCCAGCCGCTCTGGGTTTGTTCATTATTGATAATTGAGTATGCAATAACAGAAGCATATTCCATGGGAATTACAACATAGAAATTATTTTCCCCGGAGATTTCACCTTCCGGCAAGAACTTATCTTTCACGTGAAAAGCAAGTATACCCAACAGCTTTTCAGCGCTGTCGAACACAGGAGTACCTGCGGTTCCCGGATTCCCGGGGATCGATACCAGAACAGCTCCATCCGAATCATGAATTTTGCTGATAACTCCCTGCGTTACTAAATGCTCATTTTCGGGATGAACACCGAGCAGTATTACTTTATTTCCCGGATGTATGGAATTCCATTTACTGATCGGCGGAGGAGTGAACAGGAACGGCTTCATGATTTTAAGGATGGCGATTTTCTCGGTTTTGTCGGTTCCCACGATTTCGGCATGACTTTCGTCACCCGATCGTGAAACCACGACAACTTTTTCAGCTTTTTTAACGACACAGAGGAATGTAATAAGATGTCCCTGTTCGTCGATAGGAAAAGCAGTACCGACATTTCTGCACCAGCGTGTTTTATTTTTGATCTGCTTATCGTCTGTGTCGCCCTTGAGTTTAGTGTATGCATTGACGGTATATACGCTGTTTTTGTACTTAGCCTCGATTTTTTCGCTGAGAATTCGTATCTCGGCATCAGACGGCTGTTCCTCGGAATACAGCAATGCTCCCCGACAGCAGATTAACAAGGGCAGCATAAGAAGGGCAAAATGTTTTGGCCGTTTTATCATAGGCATCAAGAGGGCGTTGATAAAGTCACTCTTTCACACGCCCGGTGACGAAATATTGTTTTGTTGTCAAGGGCATATAAATCGGCCCCCGAATCAGTTATCGGGGATTCGTACCGATTCCTGACTACCTGTATCATCACATACAGTGTTTATTACCAGACTTTTTAAAAATTTATGAGACTTGCTGATCTTATCGTCTGTTTCTGTGATCTGACCGCCTGCATGTTTTGAAGAAAAATCCCGCCTTCGATATCTGTGGGATGAACAGTTTCAAGCACATAATATACATACACAATCTCGTCAGCGCTATTTTCAGCTTCTTTAACCATTTCGGCGCCGCTCGGAGAATTCATGTTCGATATTCTGGTACCTGAATCAAAAGTATTACGGGCATCGGAATAGAAAAACAATGCGGCCACAACTATCATCGAGAATACAGGGACAGTAATAAAAGTCCTTATGTTTTCCCTTATAAAGAGAGAAAAGCGATAAAAGGGATTCTGGAGACGAGCATTTTCGAGCCGAATCCGCGACCGTAACGTGAAGTTAAACTCGGGTGATGTCGTGACAGGCGAAAGCCGTGAAAGCACTTTAACGATGCTTCCCATTTCTTTCATGGCTTTGTTGCATTTCTGACACTGCGAAGCATGTTCGAGGAAACGAATTTTTACAGTGTCGGCAAGTTCTTCATCAATGTACGCCCTTAAATGTTTTTTGAACATTCTGCATGTAAAAGCTTCTTCATTAGCATTTTTCACTTCGTTATTTCACCTCCTTGTTGTTTCTTTTTGAGTTGTGCGGGTTTTCGCGCTTGCATATCTATTGTACTCACCTATACTGTTAAAAGTTCCTTATTACGAAAGAAACTATTCATAAATTTTTTCCGAACTATACAATGAAACAGGAACTGCACCATTAATTCTGAAACAATTCGTCGTCAGGGGAGTGCCCCTTAAGCTCTTTCTGAAGCTTCAACCGTGCACGGTTAACTCGAGATTTGACAGTGCCGACAGGGACTCCGATAATTTTGGAAATCTGTTTATAACTCATCCCCTGAATATCCCTCAGAATCAATGCTTCCTTATATTTAATCTGGAGACTATCGATTGAATCCTGAACATTGTCATCGAGCATCCTTACAGCAGCAGCCCTGTCGGGACTCATTCCCGTATCGGGGAGTTCGAATGGTTTCTCTTCGTCATTGCTGCTGGTATCAATTGACAGGAACCTCCACCTTTTCCGTCGTCTCAATTCACTTTTGGCCAGGTTGCCCGCAATAGTAAAAATCCATGTCGAAAAATTCGCTATAGCCTTATAATCGCGCCGTTTTCTGAATACCCTGAGGAAAGTCTCCTGAACAATATCTTCGGCAACATCATGGTCCTTTACAAACCTGTATACAAAATTAATAAGCCTGTTTTTATAACGTTCAACAATGATGTCGAAAGCATCAATATCCCCATTTACCAGCCCATCGAGAAGTTCTTTATCCGAAATCGTTTCGTTATGTATCTTCATGGTAGTTGCGATCATCATGTTCCATACTCCCGGAGATGGTACTTATACAACGACCGGGAGTTTCATTAGTTCCTGAAAAATACGGTACTTTATCAAAAATAGCTTTATTTTATTGCGGAAATGTCCAATCAAACGATGAAAAAACATCATTTTCTTGTGTCCGGTTCCCTCAATTTATCAAGCGGAAAGGGTATACCAACAATATATAAGAAAAATAATACTATAAAACACATATTTTTCAAAGATTTCTTTTCAGGAATATTGCAAGTCCCGAAATCATGATGCGGATATGTCCGATTAATCCATGAAATTGAGTCCAGATCCCTATTTGATCGGGGGGTGAAATGTTTATTCAAGAGATGAATCCACGTGCTGTTGTTGAAAAGTTTCCGCGGAACTCCAGCGCGATGGTGCCCCGAATGAGACTATCCCGTCACTGACCGGATATGTGATTCAATGGCGGTCATTACGATATGTATGCTCAGCGCCGTTTAATGAATTATACGGGCTCGATTTGAACAGTAAATAACTACTGAAAGATGGTGTAAATATTTTTCCATTTCTATTTATGTCGCCATGTCTCCGCGGTTAATTATTAATGAATATTTTAGGCGGAAAACTTTTTTTACAAGTCATTAAACATGATATTTATCGTTTGACTTATAGTTTTAATAAGCATATCTTTACCTAATTAGTATAAAACTGAAGTTACTACATTCCTTTTGAGGAGGCGAACAAGGTGCGGTTACGCTTTATAAAGATTTTTGGGTTATTCTTCACAGTTTATTTACTCTTTATGTCATCTTTATGGGGGCAGGGGGCATTTTCGACTGATTTTCCTCAGATACGTCAGTATTTTCAATCAAATACTTCACCATACTATCCTACTGATATAGGGACCGTACCCAGTATTATGGCCGGGCAGACCGCCGCCGAAAAGCTGGAACAGGTTCCCGAGCAGAAAATGCAGCCTGCAATGCAGGAAATTCTTTTCGATAAAAAGGTCGATCCTGATAAATACATTGTCGGTCCCAGTGATGTGATCGGGGTTTATCTATGGGGTGAACTCGACAGGGAATATACGAACTACGTTACACCGGAGGGTTATCTGATTCTGCCCACAATCGGTCAGATTATGGTTGCCGATAAAACCCTCACCGAGGTTCGTGAAATTATATCGAACGCGGTTAAAAAACAGTATAAGGATATCGATACCACTATTTATCTCTCCCGTCCCCGAATGTTCAGATTGTCCATTTCGGGTCTTGTGCTCAATGCAGGCATGATAAGTGCAAACTCACTCGAACGTGTATCCGATGTCATCGATCGTGCCGGTCTCATGTATGTTGAGAAAGTGGGTATGCTCGAAAACATTCAGAATATATCGGTTGCACAGGAACAGAGTGAACGGGCGCTCAGTTCCGAGCAGATGACTACCCAGCGTCTCCGCTATGAACGTCAAACGGAATTGGGTGTGCTTGCGAGCGAAGCAAATCTTATGAAACGTGGTTCCAGTCAGCGGTCAATTACAGTATACCGTGGAGATATAAAAATTGATGTTGATTTGCTTCGGTTTCGTAAACTCGGTGATATCGATGATAATCCATATGTTGCCGCGGGTGACTATGTTTTTGTCCCTCAGTATAATGGTGATATGATCATTTCGGGTGAAGTAAATGATCCTGGCAGGTATGAATGGAAATCCAGCGACAGAATTGCGGATCTCGTTGCAATCGGGGGCGGACTTACCGTGCTTGCCGATACCACACGGGCAACGCTCGTCCGGTTCGGCCGAATGGGTCAGAAGTCTGAAAACATTGATATTGATCTTTATGACGCTCTTTTGAAAAATCCGGACGATCCCAAATATCTCATTGAGGAATCTGACAGGCTCTTTGTCCGTCAGAAATACAATTATAAAGTTATTGCAAGTATCAGGCTGGACGGCCAGGTGACCTATCCCGGTGAATATGCCATAACACCCGGTGTCACAACGCTCAATGAGATCATCACAATGGCCGGAGGCTTTACTGACTTGTCAAATCTTGAAGAAGCGCGACTTGTCAGGCGTGTTTCTTCTGCCACACAGGATCTTGAATACGAGCGACTCCGCAGAATGCAGCGGTGGGAAATGACGCCTGAGGAGTACGATTATTATAAGAGCAGGTCACGCACCATTCAGGGTGAAATCACGATCGATTTTGTAAAACTATTTATCGACAAGGATATGACCAATGATGTGGTTCTCCAGAATGGTGATGCGATTTTTATACCGTTCAAGCGAGAATTAGTCAATGTTTCAGGAGCGGTCAATGAACCAGGTTATGTAAAAATCGAGCCTGGTCAGGATATTCATTTTTACATTGCGAAAGCTGGCGGATTCAAATGGGATGCCGACTCGCATAAAGTACGAATAGTCAAAGCAAAAACAGGCCAGCGTTTAAGACCCGGCGGTAATGTTCTGATCGAGGGAGGCGATATTATTCATGTGTCTGAAAAAACCCCGATTAACACGTGGGAAGTATTCAGGGATTCCGCACAGATATTCGCCAACGTTGCGACTATTATAATACTGGCAAAGCAGATAACGAAATTATGACCGGGCATCACAAATATCTGGAACTTCAGAGTTTCTTTAAATGAGAATACGGAGTGGTTATGGAACGTAAAGAAGTTAATATTCTGGATTATTTCTTTCTTCTCTATAAAGCACGAAAATTTATAGTGATGAATTTTATTATTGTCTGTATTCTGGCGGGAGTGACTTCATTTCTGATGCCGAAGTATTATAAGAGCAAGGCCTCGCTCCTTCCTCCGACCGATACTCAGAAAGCGTTCGGATTTTCGGATGTGCTGGCATCGATTCCGGTTACAACCCTCCGGCTCGGAACCAAAGGCTCACCGGCTGAAATATTCATGGGTATAGTCAGGAGCCAGACAGTTGGGATTTCGATAGTAGAACAGTTTAATCTCGTTGAAGTGTACGGTGTATCCGACCGTGACGCCGCACTGAATGTTCTTAACGGTTTATCGGATATAACGACTTCGCGGGAAGGACTGATAGACATCGAGGTCGAAGACAGGGATCCGATGCGAGCGGCGGCTATTGCCAATGCATATGTGGCTCTGCTCGATTCGGTCAATCAGGTTATCAACCAGCGCGGCGCCCGTGAGCGGGCTGATTTTATCGAACAGCAGATTCATGATAACGATATCGCCCTTGCCCAGGCGGAAATGGAACTGAAGGAATTCCAGATAAAGACAAATGCCATTTCGCCGTACCAGCAGGCGCGGATAGCATTATCCATCGCCTCCGAGCTTGAGCTTGATATCATGAACAAGGAGAATGCGCTCAGGGAGTATCGGGAAAAATCATATTCGAATTCGCATCCTGTGGTCAGGGAAATCATGAACAGCGTCATGCTTCGCGAAGAACAGCTTCACAACATGCGTTTCGGAGCGCCCCATGAAGCGCGGGAATCACTGTTCATTCCCCTCCAGAATGCTCCCGATTTGACCCTTCAGTATGCGAAGCTTACACGGCGGGTCGATATTCTCGGTACCCTTGAAGAGCTGCTTCGTCAGCATTACGAGGAATCGCGTATTCAGCAGGTTAATACCACCTCGACGGTAACCATACTCGACCGCGCCAAGCCGGCTATCCTCAAATGCAGGCCAAAGCGTAAACTAATTGTTCTCGTTGCGGGTGCGGCGTCCATTTTCTTTTCTATCGTGTCGATAATTATCATCGAATACTTCAACAAATTATCAGAGCTCAATCCGGAAAATCAGCTCAAAGTGGAGCGGCTGGCACGATTTTTACGGATTGAGAACTAACGCACCACCGTTATGGGCTTTCTGAGAGGTTTCTCAATCGCAATGGGAGCCAGTGTTTTCATGCTGGTTCTCTCGTTTTTCAACAACAAGCTTATTTATATCTTCCTGGACAAGTCGGATAACGGCATCTATTTTATATTCATGCGTTTTTCCATGTTCATCTCTCTCATCTTCAGCGAATGGTTCCGCCTTTCAAATGTCAATATTGCCGGGGGCGACAGGAATCTAATCCCTGTGCTTTCGGCCAATAACCTCTGGTACAGTATTTCGGTCGGTCTGCTCATGATTGGTGCCGCATTTGCCCTCGCTCCCGTGACCGACAGATTTGTACCGGGAATGCCCTGGAGATACATTCTTGCCGCCGGGGTGGTCGGCTCACTCGTGATTCTGAAGGAATCCTCCCAGTCCATACTGATGGTTACCCAGCGGATGTACCGGTACGGGATTACCTTTGTAGTGTGGTTTTCGGCAGTCCTTGGGTTGAATATCCTCTTTCTCATGATTTTAAAACGCGGACTCGATTTCGTTGTGGCTGCCTGGTTCCTGGGAATTCTGGCCGGTACTCTGTGGGCTTATTTTTCCGTCGTTTCGTTTGCAGGAATCAATCTGAAACCCTCATGGAACGTTTTCACCATGTCGGGTAAAATCGGAGCACGGGCATGGCTCGCCGCGCTTGGTATGTTTGTCATGATTAACATCCATACCTTCACCATCGGCCCTCTGCTCAATAAAACCGGGCAGGGGCTTGCGATGATAGCGATATTTTCCGTGTGTTTCAGGGTTTTTCAGCTTCTCCAGCGTGTTTCAAATGTCAGCGGGACAATCCTCTTTTCCCATATTGTTCAGCAGGAAAAGCTGGCCGGGCTCAGAATGACCATGCTCGTTTCGAGGAACATCATATTCTTTTCCGTCATATCATGCATTATTGGCATGGTGATGGGGAAGGGGATAATCCTGCTTATCGCAAACTCCACCTATCTCATGGCATATGTTCCCCTCCTCCTCATGCTTCCCGGGATAGTTGCCATAAACGCCGGAAGTGTCATCAATAATCTTTACTGGGGACAGGGATATCCCTACCATGTGATTCTGGCGCCGTTCTGGGTCGCAGTCGTCGGCATCGCCCTCGATGTGGTTCTCATACCCGTATACGGTGTGAGCGGCGCAACCCTTTCGTTTACCCTTATGGGTGTTGTGTGGTTTGGATATATGCTGTATCTTTTCCGGAAAGATTCAGGATACCGTCTCGATGAAATTCTGCTTCCCCGCAAGGAGGATTTCACACTTTTATGGACACGGTTCAGGGTTAAGTTTTCCGGAGGTGGACGGTGAAAATCGGCGTGATTTCTCATTTATTCCCGGGAAAGCGCATGCCCATGAGCGGGATTTATGTTCAGGAAGAGATCGACAGCCTTGCGCGGCTTGTCGATATACGTCTGCTTGCTCCGCTTCCCAATCAGCAGTGGTTCGGTGAAAATCACCGGGATATGGCGCTTTCGGGATATCCGGTTGTTCGTCCTTTTGTGCTCGCTTTTCCGCGGTGGTTCCTGCAGGGATTGTACCCGGCAAGCATGGCGCTGAGCCTGAAAAATACCGGAAGGCATTTTTTTTCGGGATGCGGCTGTATTCACGTTCACACTGCTTTCCCGGATGGCGTCGCAGCCGTCAAAGCCTTTGGCGGACTATTTCCGCTCGTTGCTACGGTTCATGGAAGCGA
This bacterium DNA region includes the following protein-coding sequences:
- a CDS encoding Crp/Fnr family transcriptional regulator, coding for MTNLLQQIPLFSSLKDDELEAIKHVIINKTFPKEKIILLEAEEGDTLFIIINGKVKVTTFTENGKEVIFSILGEGDFFGEMSLLDGKPRSASVISMEDSELQLIRRCDFYRLLENHPHIALKLLEELASRLRKADERIESLALLDVTGRVAGILMQLAEERGEPSGNTVTIKSRPTHQELANMVGTTRETVTRVLKQLELKKYIEMSGKDVTIFDVEVFKRDLYF
- a CDS encoding S1C family serine protease → MLYSEEQPSDAEIRILSEKIEAKYKNSVYTVNAYTKLKGDTDDKQIKNKTRWCRNVGTAFPIDEQGHLITFLCVVKKAEKVVVVSRSGDESHAEIVGTDKTEKIAILKIMKPFLFTPPPISKWNSIHPGNKVILLGVHPENEHLVTQGVISKIHDSDGAVLVSIPGNPGTAGTPVFDSAEKLLGILAFHVKDKFLPEGEISGENNFYVVIPMEYASVIAYSIINNEQTQSGWLGISIPFIEGDNNGDKGVKIQSVAENSPAAQCGLQPHDMIIEYNGFPVSTPKEMITAVASTKSGDTVPIKVIRQDSILQFKATLISRPLSK
- a CDS encoding zf-HC2 domain-containing protein, encoding MKNANEEAFTCRMFKKHLRAYIDEELADTVKIRFLEHASQCQKCNKAMKEMGSIVKVLSRLSPVTTSPEFNFTLRSRIRLENARLQNPFYRFSLFIRENIRTFITVPVFSMIVVAALFFYSDARNTFDSGTRISNMNSPSGAEMVKEAENSADEIVYVYYVLETVHPTDIEGGIFLQNMQAVRSQKQTIRSASLINF
- a CDS encoding sigma-70 family RNA polymerase sigma factor — protein: MMIATTMKIHNETISDKELLDGLVNGDIDAFDIIVERYKNRLINFVYRFVKDHDVAEDIVQETFLRVFRKRRDYKAIANFSTWIFTIAGNLAKSELRRRKRWRFLSIDTSSNDEEKPFELPDTGMSPDRAAAVRMLDDNVQDSIDSLQIKYKEALILRDIQGMSYKQISKIIGVPVGTVKSRVNRARLKLQKELKGHSPDDELFQN
- a CDS encoding SLBB domain-containing protein; the encoded protein is MAGQTAAEKLEQVPEQKMQPAMQEILFDKKVDPDKYIVGPSDVIGVYLWGELDREYTNYVTPEGYLILPTIGQIMVADKTLTEVREIISNAVKKQYKDIDTTIYLSRPRMFRLSISGLVLNAGMISANSLERVSDVIDRAGLMYVEKVGMLENIQNISVAQEQSERALSSEQMTTQRLRYERQTELGVLASEANLMKRGSSQRSITVYRGDIKIDVDLLRFRKLGDIDDNPYVAAGDYVFVPQYNGDMIISGEVNDPGRYEWKSSDRIADLVAIGGGLTVLADTTRATLVRFGRMGQKSENIDIDLYDALLKNPDDPKYLIEESDRLFVRQKYNYKVIASIRLDGQVTYPGEYAITPGVTTLNEIITMAGGFTDLSNLEEARLVRRVSSATQDLEYERLRRMQRWEMTPEEYDYYKSRSRTIQGEITIDFVKLFIDKDMTNDVVLQNGDAIFIPFKRELVNVSGAVNEPGYVKIEPGQDIHFYIAKAGGFKWDADSHKVRIVKAKTGQRLRPGGNVLIEGGDIIHVSEKTPINTWEVFRDSAQIFANVATIIILAKQITKL
- a CDS encoding polysaccharide biosynthesis C-terminal domain-containing protein — protein: MLVLSFFNNKLIYIFLDKSDNGIYFIFMRFSMFISLIFSEWFRLSNVNIAGGDRNLIPVLSANNLWYSISVGLLMIGAAFALAPVTDRFVPGMPWRYILAAGVVGSLVILKESSQSILMVTQRMYRYGITFVVWFSAVLGLNILFLMILKRGLDFVVAAWFLGILAGTLWAYFSVVSFAGINLKPSWNVFTMSGKIGARAWLAALGMFVMINIHTFTIGPLLNKTGQGLAMIAIFSVCFRVFQLLQRVSNVSGTILFSHIVQQEKLAGLRMTMLVSRNIIFFSVISCIIGMVMGKGIILLIANSTYLMAYVPLLLMLPGIVAINAGSVINNLYWGQGYPYHVILAPFWVAVVGIALDVVLIPVYGVSGATLSFTLMGVVWFGYMLYLFRKDSGYRLDEILLPRKEDFTLLWTRFRVKFSGGGR